AAGTAGATGAGAGAGTTCAATGCAAAGTAGAAAAAGAGACTGTAGGTCATGTCCCCTCTCCTAATAAAGTGATCTGATTTACAATATTGATACGAATAGGATTCTTTCCAGAATATGGGGGCAATAAACTGTCAAATACTGAGGTGGGGCAAACCGAAAATAGCTCTCCAGTGAGAAAGGTGATAACGAGTGTTGTAAATTAAAGACTGTGGAGCACTGAGGAACAGTAAACTGTGTGGGTGATATCAGTGTTGGTTTATGACCATTTTGTATCCTATCACAATAATTTCTGCTTTATCAACATTTTTCAGCTAGATACTACCTACTGATACACCATGACTGGAAGAATTGAAAAGCATGATTTACTGTATATTCATTCATAGGTGTATCCATTGCGGTTAATGTATAACAAATAGGGACAAACATCTACAGCTGTTAACGCAACCTACAGAGAACGAAGAACCTGGTTTTCAGTTTGTCTTTGTGTTATCTAATTCAAACTGAAATGCAATCACAGTAGATCCAGGGCTCGATTCTAAAATACTGGCCAAAGGGTTTGCAAATGAGAAAGAGCAGTTCTGAGTAAATTCTCACTTACTTGGTTTTCAATGCAAGACTACTACAATATCGTACTGGACTGCAGTAAAAAAATCTCCAATGTAATATGCTTAAATCCACTTTATAAAAAATGATTTGGTTTGAAATGTAAAAAACTAAAGTATTAGGATATTTACTTTAACATGAAATGCATATAGTCCACACCAACTCAATCAATCTTTAATTAGCCAGGATCCGAACCTTGCAAGTCCTCATAATATGGAAGCAAGACACCAAGATGGCAGTTATtcaattttatataaataaactgcTGGCAGATTAGAAGGCAAAGAATGAGTAATAAGTGTCTATCTTAATGATGGCACTTCATATTCAATTTGAGCTGAAGACTTAAGGAAAACTGAGGGAGTCAGGGATAGTCCTGCTTAATTGTAACTTCCAAAGATATCCAAGAATAATCTTAAAATAGGGTACCTGTTGGATAGCTGGGATAGATGGATGACTGGGATTTGAGACATAAGATTATCTAACCCACTCCAGTGAAAGGTGGTTCACATGTTCCAAAGACACCCTTCAAATAAGTGAGTAACAGAGAAAGAGGAGTACTCTGAGAGCGGGTATTACCCTGTGGTGGTGTGGTATCTGTGCCCATTTCAGCCAGAACCGTGCTAGACCTCTGAACCCCTGTGAACTGAAGCTACTGATGTAGTGCAAAACTGATAACATTTCTGCATGTTCCCAGAGCCCGGATTCATAAATCAGGCTGATGGTTTTGCAGGAAGGGGGGGTGGTTGGTGACACTTTAAAAAGGGAAGTCTGAAAAATATTCTTCTTTTTGGGGATGAGTCTCCATTATCCTGGGGTTCGGTCAGTCGGTCAGTTCAGAAGCACACTCAGGTAAGCCAAGGGAAACATGGATTTTATTTAAAGGAAATACACTGCACATCATACATAACTTAGTACCTGACGTTACTGTAGCTACAGCAGTCGGGGTTTATGAAGGCAGTGTGATAGTGCAGAAAATATTGATAACATATTACAATACTACATGATAGAATTCAtctacctttttatttgttactgaAGAATGGGGAAGTGCATGAAACTGCTTACTGTGAGAACAGGACCTGTCGATATAACAACTGAGACATCTACCCACTGGAAGGGTGTTTTCTGTATTGATCTGATGTGTAGTAAAATGTAATGTGCCATTTTCTTACTGTTTGTATATGTTTTggtgcactttattttttttatatggtatggttttatttttcttgattTCACCAAGTTTATATTGTCCTAACGGTCGCATTTAGTACCAAGCTGTGCTCGTTGCTCACACATAGCCAATACAAATGTACTGTAGGTGTAGAACCATAAGCACCATAGCTCCAGTATAACAGAGTAGCGGGGTGAGAAAATCACTGCTGTCGTCCATGCAGAAATTCCTTTTGATTGAAAAATGAACaccgcaataaaaaaaataactttgctGGAGGTCTATGAATTAATGCTGGTGATTTTCTATTGTCGCTTTCCAGGTTCTCTTAATATTTTCTTGCTTTGAAACTACGTTGCAAAACCTTTTCACACAATCATGACGGTCTCTTACACCCTGAAAGTAGCCAACGCTCGGTTCGGCGGCTTTTCCAAGCTGCTCTTCAGATGGAAAGGGAGCATCTACAAACTGCTCTACAAAGAGTTCATTGCCTTTGCCATCCTCTACACCATTATCAGCCTCATGTACAGGTACGGTTGCAGAATGCAATAGTTACAGATGAACTTTCAAATGACAGAGGTCCTTTATTAATACCAAACTATGCATtcctatttattattaataaaaaaagagttaTGATGTCAAAGACTTAAGGACACAAGGAACAGTACACTGTTGAAGGTTacactttaattttttaatagaAGCCAAAGAGTGGAGTGCTTGTAAATCAGCAACCGGTTTATAATAGCCAGATACGTGTCCAGATTTGTAatctatatttgtttttatttgtatttccttTACAGTTGAGTATCTTCCTTATTTTACAATAATGAGctgtatacaaaataataataattgtagatctaagtattttttatatatttgttttttttttgtgaattatgCCTGCAGACGTTTGCTGTCAGAAGAACAGAAGACCCTGTTTGAGAAGACGGCCATGTACTGTAACCGGTACACTGACCGCATCCCACTATCGTTCGTTCTGGGTAAGACAGCCTCCACTTTCAAAAGGGGCTTTCAATGTggggaaataaatacatctgtgtTAAGGAGTTTGAATACAAGTTCAGGAGCCCCTCTTCATTTCTAGATGCCTGCCACAGACCTGTGTAAAGTAGGCTAGATTAGCCCAAGTGTCATTATATTAGggagcaccagcaccatctagtacacagcagtgtatttccagcaaaacaaaagaaaactttcCATCTTTCTTTGCCCAGTGAGGATTAAGTCTGGAATTGCTGCTGACTGGATTTTATTGCATTAACATATAATTACAAACATACGCTTCCTCGTCCTTCCCCAGGTTTCTATGTGTCTTTGGTGGTGAGCCGTTGGTGGAGTCAGTACACCAGTATCCCCCTCCCTGACCAGCTCATGATGGTGGTCTCTGCGAATGTCCACGGTGTGGATGACAGGGGGCGTATCCTGCGGAGAACGCTCATGCGTTACGCCAACCTGTCCTCTGTGCTCATCCTACGCTCCATCAGCACCCGGGTGTGCAAGCGCTTCCCCACCATGGAGCACGTCATCGAGGGAGGTAACGTGGTACCCCAGCCCTTTCTGAGAAATATTCCAAAACCGTATGGAACATGCTTGCAAAACATTATCCTCAGCTACTAGATATAAAACACATTGTCACTCAAATATtaagtcattataaaaaatataagtgcAATCCCAATAAAAAAACCAATACATCATAGTAGCAATCATGCAGCCCTTTACAGTGCAGAACCAGACAGCTATTCTCTTTACAATGCCTTTTCACATCATAGTAGCAATCATGCAGCCCTTTACAGTGCAGAACCAGACAGCTATTCTCTTTACAATGCCTTTTCACTTCTATGGATGCGTATTACAGCATAataatgggggggtgggggtgcacTGAAAGTCCATTGTTGGAAATTCATACAAATCTCAACAGAAAGCCTGTGGATTAAGTGATACAAATGTCCTGCATGTTCTCTTTTGATTTCAGGGTTCATGACTCGGGAAGAACAGAAGAAACTTGAGGGCCTGTACTCTGACTTTAACAAGTACTGGATGCCCATGGCCTGGTTCACTAATCTGGCCTCCCAGGCCCGGAGAGAAGGGCGTGTGCGGGATGATGTGGCGCTGAGACTGCTGATGGACGTGAGTAAAGCGTTCCACCCACTGGGGCACTCGTAAAACAAGCATCCGGGCCGCTCGTCGGTATTCTATAAACTGGTCTGTTTCTTTTCAAAGGAACTCAACAATTACAGAGCCAAGTGCAGTATGCTGTTTCACTTCGACTGGATAAGCATCCCCCTTGTGTACACGCAGGTAACATAAATGAATAAACTCATTTTAttcttgtcattttttaaatatattacctATTATTGTTTGAATGTATTTATACAGGATTGGCAGAAAGTAGTTCTAATGCGGAGCTAGTCATTATACAGAGCTGATCACAATAGTCAAACAGTATGTAATATGATATGTTGTTGCCTCTATtcataacattaaaaataaatgctaCATTTTGCCACCAGCATTTATGCGTTAAATGGATCAATAATAAAAGGCTTATCCACGCCACCCCTGCCCTCTCCTGTGGGTGTGTCTCTCACAGGTGGTCACTGTTGCTGTCTACTCATTCTTTGCCGTCTGCCTGATTGGGCGGCAGTTTCTGGACCCAAGCAAAGGCTACTCCGGCCATGATTTAGACTTCTACGTGCCCATCTTCACACTGCTGCAGTTCTTCTTCTATGCAGGCTGGCTCAAGGTAGGGCTTACAGACAATCCTTTAAACTTCATGCAGTTGCTCAGTCAATCAGCTTCCTGGTTGAGTGATAAGTTTAGAGTCTTGAAACTCTCTTACTGCACAAAGACTTAAATCAAACCATCTTAAATGTGATGCCttactaaacaaaaacacttcaaaaacacaCATCTTCATGCAAAAGCTATTTCTTGGTTTCTTactagaaataataaataaatgatctgACCCATGCTATGCAAAGTACCATGGACCAACCCATGGGGACTTGGACAACTTTCAAATATAGTATTACAGTAATTATAACAGgctacattttgttttctttaggtaGCAGAACAGATTATTAATCCATTTGGAGAAGACGATGATGACTTTGAAACAAATAAACTGATTGACAGAAACATTCAGGCAAGTCAGCTAAATACCTTGTCTATGAGTCATAAACCAGTGACCACTGCTCACaatcataaaatataaaatactccACGTCCACCTCACTACTCTCATATTGAACAGCAAATAATGTATCACATTAATGTATCAAACAAGAATCTGCTCTTTTTGAATTGGCATGTGTTCCTATTTTACAGAGATTTTAGAAGaacaatgcccccccccccatgcaaaTTTATGAAATCATTAAAACGTGGGTATAAATCGAAAAAATAATAGTGCTGTGACCTGTAAGAAACTAGGAGTGCGCTGTCCATGTGCAGCAGGTACTATAACTCATGTTTTCCAAACATGGCATGTACCTTAACTCCATCCCCTTGTGTTTGGTTCTGTCTTTGCAGGTCTCCATGTTAGCAGTGGATGATATGTACCAGAATCTGCCCCCGGCCGAGAAGGATAAATACTGGAACGAGTCGTCAGCTCAGCCTCCCTACACCCTGGCCACAGCATCTGAGACCCTCAAACCCTCCTTCATGGGGTCCACCTACGACATGAGGTAACTTGGGCGCTCAGTATAGTCACTGTGTATGAGGTAACCTGTGTGCTCAGTATATAGTCACTTTCAAAACTGCTCTCACACGAGCTAGGACATTATCATAATCTTACCAGAGCCCATAGCCTACTCATTTAGGGCTCAGTATAGATTGAAGGGATGTTTACTGTTTACCGATTATGTAATCAGTGCAATAACATGAGCATACTGCTTgtttatacatttctttaaatagtaTCTGCGTAATCCAAACAGTTGTTTTAACAGAATATATGACTAGTTTACAAATGTggttgtttgtttaacaaacttTAGGAGGTATTTGTAAGTGGGTTCTTGCAAAAATAGTGTAAATCCACAGTAAATAAAGTTTCATTTACTGAAATACACACTGGTAAAATAAATTTTCGATatgacaaatacaaaacactgttgTTGTCGTAACGTGGTGGTTCTGGTGTATGTTCTGAAATGTTTTGTGCACAAATGACACCCTCCAACTTAATGGTAAATAAATACCTGCAAGACTACTGATGTATTTATTCTCTGCAGGATGACCGAGGACTCCGCGCAGCACTACACTGTCGAGCCGAGCCCACTCACTCCTCGCATGCAGACGCCAATGCTGACCCGGTTCCTGACTGCCGCCTCGCCAGCCATTAGCCTCAAAAACTTTGGCCGCGGCAACCGGGGGATGCTACGTCTGCGCGGCGACAGCGTCAACTCAAACCCCTGGCAAGCGGAGGAGCGCATTAgcgaggacgaggacgaggacgaggTGGACGCGGAAGTAGAGGTGCAGGGCAAGGCAAGCCAGCAGTCCAGCTCTGGTTCCTATCCAGCCAAGCCTCGACGCCTAGAAGCCTCTGACCAGCAGAAGAAAAGGGAAGCGTTCCCCCAGTTCACCGTCACCATCGACAGCCCCTCCAGCGATAGTGAGAACACAGACGCATAGCCAGCCGATCTAACACTTCTGCTTCAGTCGTTTTTCTTAAGATTCTTGTCATACCATATTTTTCATATAAGAGAACGATAAATAGATACTACTTTATCTGCATAATCCACAAAACGCATCCTCGATTCTGGGAAAGATTGCATCAAAATATACCAGATTGACACCTCTCACTGACCCCTTTCAGtgatcttattttttttctactgaaCTTTTCTCTATTTAGTATACAGCATGTACACCCTACTGTGCTGGTGATATATAGCAAGTAAACAATGTggtacagaataaaaaaataaaataaaaaaaaagtattttatagtATTCTTGAGATCTCATAGCTTTTGTTTCAGTTGCCGAACTGGATAGACGTCACTAGACGACCAAAAAACTTTTCGAATACCTTTGAAACCTTTTTCCTGACACTAGCTGATATTAACTCATGCTACCACTTCAAAGCTGCACTACTAGACTATTTATTCAATCTACATTTGTGTGCTTCTTCGTGCAGTACAAATGGTTCCTGAGTAAACATCATATATGTACTTTGTTGCTCCATTTATTGTTGTGGTTGACATGACCTCAGAATTGAATAAAACACTCTTCATTTAGCTACTACCAAATAATCATTTACATCCTCAATAAACACAACTTACCATACcgttgaaaacacatttaaattatatttaaaaaaaaaaaaaaaaaaaaaaaaaaaaaaagtacgttTTCTTTAGATCTATTTAGGCCTCATCACTTGTTTCAGAACTGGATAGATGTCACTAGAAaaccagaaatctttttttttttttttaaatctctaatAGTCAGTATTATTTAAATTACCATAGACCTGCATCTAATCTAAAGATACACTACAGGTCAAGTTATTATACCTATAACTtgtgtagatttttttttgtatttaaaaaaaaacaactgtaaattTCCCGAATCCTCAATATACATACTACACCACCaccattttttttgttgctcCATATGGTTTTGCAGTTGACCTGACCTCAAAAGAGTCGAGTCAATCACATTATCAAAAAACATTTACCAACAACCACATCCATGTAAATTAAAGTTCATAGGACACGGTTTTATGCATgcaagctacaaaaaaaaaatactgtatatttatcatCACATCTACTTGTCTCATCGCTATTTATTTAATCTACATTTGTTGTGCTGCTTCTTGCTGTGCCCAAGAGATGGTTCCTGAGTAAACAAAGGCTCATCATACACATACTATATATACCACAAATCCATAGTGGTGAACATGACCGCAGAGTATAGAAAGagtcaaaacacattttcagaaaacACTTTATTAAGCTATTACCAAATCACCATTTACATTCTCCAATAAACAACATTTGATAGACTACAGGGTTATACACAATCTCAGAATAGATTTAAATTAAAGTATAAGTCTTCTTCAGATCTATTTAGGTCTCATCGCTTTTGTTTCAGTAGCAGAACTGGATAGATATCATCACTAGAAGACAAGAAataactgacccccccccccccccccattttttggATCTACCTGTACCTGCCACTTCATGGCATTATGCATATGTGAACCATTGTATATGTATCACCCAATTTCTTTATCCTAGAAAAAGATTCAGAcacaaaaataatgtgcaaaattACTTTTTATTGGATTCTCAAATACAAAAACTACCAATGGAAAAATACTAACCAATAAATGTATGAATATCCAATCTTCCAAAATCAGCATTAGGTTCCTCTTGTCCAGGATAACATTTTCTTCACTTGTAGGAAACATTTGTATCCAACCTTCGAAAGGGAGAAGCTACTAATAAACCCAGCCCTTCTGCAAGCTGGGGTTAATCTAGCACTGGAATGAGACCTAAAGGCCAGGGGAAAGGCCATCAAGTCACTTGACAGTGCATGGATTAGAAACTCAAAAGATACCTCGTTACCAAATTCACCAGCAGCCCAATCCAAAAGACAATAAACAGACCGTTTAATCCAAGTAATCTTGGAAATTCAATCTGAACAAAATACAAGATCCAGTTAGATACTTGTATACCAATGCAGGAATTTGCAACACACATCCAATTACATAGTAATGTATACATAgtatacattacattttaattaacatagtATAATAGCTAACTTGCTAGAAGACATACCATCTTCAGCCTGATGCCAGCACCCCCTAAAAACACTAAAGAATGCTGGCAGCAAGAGCTCTGCAAAAACTACCCGAGTTCATTGGCTGAGTATTCATACTGCTTTAAGGGAGTTTGCCTTGAACTGAACATGAAAGTCCATGTACTAAAGTAATAAAGACAATGCACAAAATCatagaattttgtttttattggactTAGATATCAAACGGGCACTGTACATTTATTTGCCTTTCTTGGCCTTGATCTTCCTCAAGTAGAATTCCAACTCCTTGCCTTCCAGGACGTAGCCATCAGCCCTGCCACACTGACCTGGCCTTGAGGCAATGCAGCCTGCAATAGGAGAGAATCAAAGCTAGTCAACTTGGTCGACAGGCACTTTCCAGGATCATTTCAAACTAATTGAACAAGTCTTCTTCAGATCCATTGGGTATCATCGCTTCTATTTCAGTAGCAGAACTGGATAAATATCCTCACAAGAAGACCAGAAAAGCAAGTGTACAAGCCCTTTCAGTAGTAACTTTATCCAATATAAGAGTGATGCAGTACCAACAGGTAATACTGTGTTACTCACCCAGGAGCTTGCCCTGTTGAAACTGCTCTTCTAGGAGGGTGCTGATCTTACAGGTCTTCTTGCGCTCATCATATTTCTTCTGAATCTTTTTTGACCTTTTCTTATTTAGGACTTCCTCCTCCTCAGGGGTCTAAAACACAATATCAATTTTCAGCAGGGGGTGGTatgactacaaaaaataaaaaattacactaACCCTCCCAAGCAACCCCCCCCCACAGGTTTTGCATCCAATGACGTTACCATGTGCCAGTTAACTGCATCAGCTACAATTACAGAACACAACTACAGTAGAACCTAAACATACATTCTATATTATATTGATATTTCCAACAACATACAAGACAAATTAAAAAGGCAGCATTACGCTGTTAAAAGTAATCCTAAGAAACCAGAAAAGATGCCATCGTAATCAAAGCCTCGCTCAGGAGCCATAAATATCATCACTTTAGTTCAGTAGCAGAACTGGACAGAAGTTATCATCACAGAAAGACTTGATTACATTTGCATCATTGAATAATCTAGGCATTGGCCCTTAGCATCAAGAATTACTCCAAGTAGCTTGTTCCCACTAAAATATCTTAAATCCCAGAGAAGCCATTTGTCATTCTATACACTTGCCATGAACGTACCAGCTTGGCTCCCTTCTTACGACCGAGGGGGGTTGCATAGTGGGCCTCATACCACTGCCTGAAGGGGGTGCTGTCGATCTGGACGATGCAGTTCTTCACCAGGGTCTTGGTTCTAACCAGCTCGTTGTTGGAGGCGTTGTACACAACATCAATGATTCTGGTCTTGCGGGTACAGCCTTGCGAGGAGGAAAATCAATTTGTTACAGCCAAAATTCAAGTTAAAAAGTAACGTATACTGTGCAATCACGCAGAGCAAAAAATGTAATCTGCATTAACACCATGAGGGATGGAGGAGGGGGGACATTAAGCCAAGATGAGGCTCAAGGTTGTCAGGTGACTTGCCCAGACAAACATGAATAGCTatgatgggattcgaacccaatGTGAGCCTAGTCCTCCACTCTGCTTTGTTTGGTCAGAGATATCAGAACCAAATTCACTCAGATAGCAATGCAATCAGTGTAACTATGACAAATTCCAATCATAGGTGGGCACAAACCACGACCAAAACAGCCACAGCGAGCCCACCTTAGGAGTGTGTTCTCATCACAGCATTGCTGACGATTCTTGCATAAGGTATTGGCAAGAACTCTGGGAATAGCTATGAAGGAGCAGGATACCATAGACCATACACAGCCTAAATATGGGCTCATTTGGGATGTGCTGGAGAAAACATCCTGTACAAGCTATGCTAAAGTTAAAATATCTACTGTCAAAGAAACTAAGTGTATTAAAACTGTTCACTCACATTCAGAGCCCCAGGAGAAGTTTCCAACATCCAACCTGAGAGCACGGTATTTCTTGTTGCCACCGCGGACTCTCACAGTGTGGATACGGCGGGGGCCGATCTATCAGGGGCAAAAACAAGACTATAACTCAGTATGGGACCAGTGAAACGCTGTTCAATTGACTATTAGGCAAATTAGAAATGCTGACTATCCATTATACCACAACAATCTAGGGCAATGTGATCAGTGTAACTATGACAAGGCCTAACATTGGCAGGTTTGAAACATTGACCAAAACGATCAAAACAAGCCTGCCTAAGGTCACGTTTTCATCATCCACATTGTCCAGGCACACCTGCATGTGCTTCCCTTATTGCAAGCCTAGAACCACTAACTTAAAAGACTGCTGCAATTTTAGTCTAGGTTTCCCCTTAATACTGGTTTAGTAACTAGAGACATCGATACTACACCTGGCAAATGCCAATAACTCAACTCATGCATCCATCATAGGGGGTATTTAGCTGAAATAAATTGCAAGCTCTGTGAATTTGAACACAGTGCTGTCCTTACCTTGGTGTTTGCCGGAGGGCGACCCAACTCATACTTCCTTTTCTTGTGGTAGGGCTTCCTTTTGCCACCGGTCTTGCGGCGCTTATGCCAGTTGTCCCTGGAGATACCTGGGTAAAGAATTGGGCGAAATAATCCAGTGTTATTGAAATGCCAGTTCTTTACTCCTAAAGTTTATACCGTAGGTTATTATGTGAGTGTTCAGTTCTCCAAGGTTGTATCCACATTTTGAATCGGAAACAGCATAAAAGGTTTCATCATGTACACTCACTTTTCTACACAATCGCGTTAACACACTAGTGCaagtctaaattattattatttaaacagtttaccTTAAGGCCAAGTAAATGTATTAAGTTACGATTTAAACAAACCCATTTCAACATACACCGTGTTTCAATAACTACAAGTGACTGCATGTGCACGCGTGTGGACAAGGCCTAGACTAGACACGAGTGTTAAGTAGCTGCATCGGTAGTGTAAAACAGCATTTGTAACCGTTCAACTAGAGTACTAGTACCATGGCATTACAAGTTTAAACTAGATAAACTCAGTCACAATAACGAAAATGCATAGCCAAACGTTTGAACTTCCCCCCTCATTCAAACCTGAACTAAACGCGGCCTAGCAAAGGCAATTGCCTCATTCACTCCGTCAGCTTTCTTGTAACTTAACAACGAAAACATGCCGCCAGAGTTTGCTTGCAAAATCACCATCCACTTCAATATACAACTGCATGCAAATGCAATCTACAAAATCGGGTACTAATTTGTTATGAAGAATCTTACTTTAATAATGCCACTTATTTATCCATCTGCCAACTGGCTTATTACAGCACTACCAAAACAATACACCGCACACGTGTACGCTGATATGAAATACGAATGCAACTGTAAAGTTAATTTCACCGCAACACAAAGCACGCCGCTGGTTTACCGAACCCTTAATTATATGCTGTTCACTAGTAGAAAAGCATGCAGTACAGTTAAGCACCACCTTACA
The Acipenser ruthenus chromosome 10, fAciRut3.2 maternal haplotype, whole genome shotgun sequence DNA segment above includes these coding regions:
- the LOC117411199 gene encoding bestrophin-4-like, which produces MTVSYTLKVANARFGGFSKLLFRWKGSIYKLLYKEFIAFAILYTIISLMYRRLLSEEQKTLFEKTAMYCNRYTDRIPLSFVLGFYVSLVVSRWWSQYTSIPLPDQLMMVVSANVHGVDDRGRILRRTLMRYANLSSVLILRSISTRVCKRFPTMEHVIEGGFMTREEQKKLEGLYSDFNKYWMPMAWFTNLASQARREGRVRDDVALRLLMDELNNYRAKCSMLFHFDWISIPLVYTQVVTVAVYSFFAVCLIGRQFLDPSKGYSGHDLDFYVPIFTLLQFFFYAGWLKVAEQIINPFGEDDDDFETNKLIDRNIQVSMLAVDDMYQNLPPAEKDKYWNESSAQPPYTLATASETLKPSFMGSTYDMRMTEDSAQHYTVEPSPLTPRMQTPMLTRFLTAASPAISLKNFGRGNRGMLRLRGDSVNSNPWQAEERISEDEDEDEVDAEVEVQGKASQQSSSGSYPAKPRRLEASDQQKKREAFPQFTVTIDSPSSDSENTDA
- the LOC117401688 gene encoding small ribosomal subunit protein eS8 — encoded protein: MGISRDNWHKRRKTGGKRKPYHKKRKYELGRPPANTKIGPRRIHTVRVRGGNKKYRALRLDVGNFSWGSECCTRKTRIIDVVYNASNNELVRTKTLVKNCIVQIDSTPFRQWYEAHYATPLGRKKGAKLTPEEEEVLNKKRSKKIQKKYDERKKTCKISTLLEEQFQQGKLLGCIASRPGQCGRADGYVLEGKELEFYLRKIKAKKGK